A genomic window from Gossypium hirsutum isolate 1008001.06 chromosome D10, Gossypium_hirsutum_v2.1, whole genome shotgun sequence includes:
- the LOC107916120 gene encoding serine/arginine-rich SC35-like splicing factor SCL28 isoform X1, protein MGRYRSRSKSYSPRRRSRSPTRGRKRYDDEPRDRQRSHRDHRRRSPLPSGLLIRNLPLDARPEDLRVPFERYGPVKDVYLPKNYYTGEPRGFGFVKFRYGEDAAEAKQRMNHQVIGGREIRIVFAEENRKTPQEMRMTARVSGRDRGSRRTPPRSPRRRYRSYSRSPSPAGHDSRDRDQRGKDYHHSPRRSRSISQDRAMRDDYRSPSRSRSMSRDRGAKDDYRSPRRSRSVSRSLSPRSPHGDRDREYRTKQGSPSPRENGQSLQDERDHVSSRSKSPRRVGRSPSRSRSRSLSPR, encoded by the exons ATGGGGAGGTATCGGAGCCGGAGCAAAAGCTACAGTCCTCGTCGTCGTAGCCGGAGTCCCACTCGTGGAAGGAAGAGGTACGACGATGAACCTCGCGATCGCCAGCGATCTCATCGTGACCACCGTCGCCGCTCCCCACTCCCTTCTGGTTTGCTCATTCGCAATCTCCCTCTCGACGCTAG GCCTGAAGATCTTAGGGTTCCCTTTGAACGGTATGGTCCGGTGAAGGACGTTTATCTGCCAAAAAACTATTATACAGG GGAACCACGGGGCTTTGGTTTTGTGAAGTTTCGGTATGGTGAAGATGCGGCTGAAGCAAAACAACGAATGAACCATCAAGTTATTGGTGGACGTGAGATAAGAATTGTTTTTGCTGAGGAGAATAGAAAGACTCCCCAAGAAATGCGTATGACTGCCCGTGTAAG TGGTCGAGATAGGGGAAGCAGGAGAACACCGCCTAGGTCCCCAAGACGCCGATATCGCT CTTACTCTCGCTCACCTTCACCTGCTGGGCATGATTCAAG AGACAGGGATCAGAGGGGGAAAGATTATCACCACTCCCCTAGGCGGTCTAGATCAATTTCTCAGGATCGTGCCATGAGAGATGATTATCGCTCTCCCAGTCGGTCCAGATCCATGTCAAGGGATCGTGGGGCAAAAGATGATTATCGCTCTCCCAGGCGATCTAGATCTGTTTCTCGGTCTCTTTCTCCACGTTCTCCACATGGTGACAGGGACAGGGAATACAGAACCAAGCAGGGATCCCCTAGTCCTAGGGAGAATGGTCAGAGTCTACAAGATGAGAGAGATCATGTGAGCAGCAGGTCAAAGAGCCCAAGGCGTGTCGGTCGCAGTCCTTCAAGGTCTCGTTCACGATCTTTGAG TCCTCGCTAG
- the LOC107916120 gene encoding serine/arginine-rich SC35-like splicing factor SCL28 isoform X2 encodes MGRYRSRSKSYSPRRRSRSPTRGRKRYDDEPRDRQRSHRDHRRRSPLPSGLLIRNLPLDARPEDLRVPFERYGPVKDVYLPKNYYTGEPRGFGFVKFRYGEDAAEAKQRMNHQVIGGREIRIVFAEENRKTPQEMRMTARVSGRDRGSRRTPPRSPRRRYRSYSRSPSPAGHDSRDQRGKDYHHSPRRSRSISQDRAMRDDYRSPSRSRSMSRDRGAKDDYRSPRRSRSVSRSLSPRSPHGDRDREYRTKQGSPSPRENGQSLQDERDHVSSRSKSPRRVGRSPSRSRSRSLSPR; translated from the exons ATGGGGAGGTATCGGAGCCGGAGCAAAAGCTACAGTCCTCGTCGTCGTAGCCGGAGTCCCACTCGTGGAAGGAAGAGGTACGACGATGAACCTCGCGATCGCCAGCGATCTCATCGTGACCACCGTCGCCGCTCCCCACTCCCTTCTGGTTTGCTCATTCGCAATCTCCCTCTCGACGCTAG GCCTGAAGATCTTAGGGTTCCCTTTGAACGGTATGGTCCGGTGAAGGACGTTTATCTGCCAAAAAACTATTATACAGG GGAACCACGGGGCTTTGGTTTTGTGAAGTTTCGGTATGGTGAAGATGCGGCTGAAGCAAAACAACGAATGAACCATCAAGTTATTGGTGGACGTGAGATAAGAATTGTTTTTGCTGAGGAGAATAGAAAGACTCCCCAAGAAATGCGTATGACTGCCCGTGTAAG TGGTCGAGATAGGGGAAGCAGGAGAACACCGCCTAGGTCCCCAAGACGCCGATATCGCT CTTACTCTCGCTCACCTTCACCTGCTGGGCATGATTCAAG GGATCAGAGGGGGAAAGATTATCACCACTCCCCTAGGCGGTCTAGATCAATTTCTCAGGATCGTGCCATGAGAGATGATTATCGCTCTCCCAGTCGGTCCAGATCCATGTCAAGGGATCGTGGGGCAAAAGATGATTATCGCTCTCCCAGGCGATCTAGATCTGTTTCTCGGTCTCTTTCTCCACGTTCTCCACATGGTGACAGGGACAGGGAATACAGAACCAAGCAGGGATCCCCTAGTCCTAGGGAGAATGGTCAGAGTCTACAAGATGAGAGAGATCATGTGAGCAGCAGGTCAAAGAGCCCAAGGCGTGTCGGTCGCAGTCCTTCAAGGTCTCGTTCACGATCTTTGAG TCCTCGCTAG
- the LOC121222240 gene encoding NADH dehydrogenase [ubiquinone] 1 alpha subcomplex subunit 8-B: MAKVVDATGEPIPTSSVLMSSAKHIEIKCMSENVEFLKCKKKDPNPEKCLDKGRQATRCALGVLKDLYQRCKDPMEAYVGCMYYYTNEFDLCRKEQQAFEKACPLD, from the exons ATGGCGAAAGTGGTGGATGCGACGGGGGAACCGATCCCAACGTCGTCGGTGCTGATGTCATCAGCAAAGCACATAGAGATTAAATGTATGTCCGAAAACGTGGAGTTCCTCAAGTGTAAGAAGAAAGATCCCAACCCTGAGAAATGTCTCGATAAGGGCCGCCAAGCTACTCGCTGTGCCCTTGGAGT GCTAAAAGATCTGTATCAGAGATGCAAAGACCCCATGGAAGCTTATGTGGGATGCATGTATTACTACACAAATGAGTTCGATTTATGTCGCAAAGAGCAACAAGCCTTTGAGAAAGCTTGCCCTTTGGACTGA
- the LOC107916122 gene encoding 50S ribosomal protein L33 — translation MFLFGVLCFQSQNPCFLQFSFLFCANHQSSHFPRQFKEMGDKKKKTFMFIRLVSAAGTGFFYVKRKSARKVAEKLEFRKYDPRVNRHVLFTEQKMK, via the exons ATGTTTCTTTTTGGGGTTTTATGCTTCCAATCCCAAAACCCTTGCTTTCTtcagttttcttttctcttttgtgcCAATCACCAAAGCAGTCATTTTCCGAGACAATTTAAgg AGATGGGCGACAAGAAGAAAAAGACTTTTATGTTTATCCGTCTTGTCTCGGCTGCTGGGACTGGATTCTTCTACGTGAAGAGGAAAAGTGCTAGGAAAGTGGCTGAGAAACTCGAGTTCCGCAAGTATGATCCCCGGGTAAATCGCCATGTTCTTTTTACAGAGcaaaaaatgaaataa